One Helicobacter cetorum MIT 00-7128 DNA window includes the following coding sequences:
- a CDS encoding cation transporter translates to MRVSFFVPTIVGKRCVEKLESYIGELSGINHINVNTSKKTVLVEFSSLTNAKAIENAIKDAGYEAMPNVSDDF, encoded by the coding sequence ATGAGAGTAAGTTTTTTTGTGCCTACAATTGTTGGTAAAAGATGTGTAGAAAAATTAGAAAGCTATATTGGTGAATTAAGTGGTATTAATCATATCAATGTAAACACCTCTAAGAAAACCGTTCTTGTGGAATTTTCTAGCTTGACAAATGCCAAAGCAATTGAAAATGCCATTAAAGATGCTGGTTATGAGGCTATGCCAAATGTTAGCGATGATTTTTAG
- the copP gene encoding copper-binding metallochaperone CopP has protein sequence MSSKVIFKVPSITCEHCVDKIEKFVGEIEGVSLIDVSIEEKSVSVEFDAPATENAIKEALLDAGQEVVD, from the coding sequence ATGAGTTCAAAGGTTATTTTTAAAGTGCCAAGCATTACTTGCGAGCATTGTGTGGATAAGATTGAGAAGTTTGTAGGTGAAATTGAAGGCGTGAGCTTGATTGATGTAAGCATTGAAGAAAAAAGTGTAAGCGTAGAGTTTGATGCCCCAGCCACTGAAAATGCGATTAAAGAAGCCTTGCTTGATGCGGGGCAAGAAGTTGTGGATTAG
- a CDS encoding heavy metal translocating P-type ATPase, with protein MKQETFYIEGMTCTACSSGIERSLGRKSFIEKIEVNLLSKSASVTFDENKSSLEEIFKLVEKLGYSPKKTLASNSKKEFLSPTTKLLGTIVFTLFVLYLSMGAMLLPNLLPSNLLTSDNHSSFLNACLQLVGTLIVMHFGRDFFIQGFKALWHKQPNMSSLIAIGTSSAFLYSLYSLYLAYQQNLNETHYYFESVCVILMFVMIGKRIENISKDKALDAMQALMKNAPKTALKIENDNQIEVLIDSIEVGDILKILPGSYIPIDGEIIEGEGELDESMLTGEALPIYKKVGDKVFSGTLNSHTSFLIKATHSNKNSTLSKIIELINNAQNSKAEISRLADKVSSVFVPSVIAIASLAFIVWLIIAPKPDFWSNFGMALEVFIAVLVISCPCALGLATPMSILVANQKASSLGLFFKNAPSLEKVRLVSMIVFDKTGTLTNGKPMVKEVILSPNIELQDLLSLALSIESSSEHVIAKGIVEYAKNHNTPLKEIQEVKVKTGFGISAKMDYKGVEEMIKVGNSEFFKPNNTLEITERGILVFVGRVISENEDELLGAFVLEDLPKVGVKEHLASIKNLGIKTMLLSGDNEENVKKCALDLGLDSYKANAKPDDKLNTIKELKEKGEIVMMVGDGLNDAPSLAISDVAVVMAKGSDVSVQSADIVSFNNDIKSVYSAIKLSQATIKNIKENLFWAFCYNSIFIPLACGVAYKLDIMLNPMLASLAMSLSSVSVVLNAQRLRKFKIKDS; from the coding sequence ATGAAACAAGAAACTTTTTATATAGAAGGTATGACTTGCACGGCTTGTTCTAGCGGAATTGAACGCTCTTTAGGACGCAAAAGTTTTATTGAAAAAATAGAAGTTAATCTCTTAAGTAAAAGTGCGAGCGTTACTTTTGATGAAAATAAAAGCTCTTTAGAAGAGATTTTTAAACTTGTAGAAAAACTAGGTTATAGCCCCAAAAAGACCTTAGCATCAAATTCCAAAAAAGAATTTTTAAGCCCCACCACCAAACTACTAGGAACTATAGTCTTTACGCTTTTTGTTTTATATCTCTCTATGGGTGCTATGCTCTTACCCAACCTTTTACCTAGCAATCTACTCACAAGTGATAATCATAGTAGCTTTTTAAACGCATGTTTGCAACTTGTAGGGACTTTGATTGTTATGCACTTTGGAAGAGATTTCTTTATTCAAGGTTTTAAAGCCCTATGGCACAAACAACCCAACATGAGTAGCCTTATAGCCATAGGCACAAGCTCTGCGTTTTTATACAGCCTATATAGCCTATACCTTGCATACCAACAAAATCTCAATGAAACGCATTATTATTTTGAGAGCGTATGCGTGATTTTAATGTTTGTAATGATTGGCAAACGCATTGAAAATATTTCTAAAGATAAAGCTTTAGATGCTATGCAAGCCTTGATGAAAAACGCCCCAAAAACAGCGCTAAAAATAGAAAATGATAATCAAATTGAAGTTTTAATAGATAGCATAGAAGTAGGCGATATTTTAAAGATTTTACCCGGCAGTTATATTCCCATAGATGGCGAAATCATAGAGGGCGAAGGCGAATTAGATGAGAGTATGCTTACAGGTGAAGCCTTGCCTATTTATAAAAAAGTCGGTGATAAAGTCTTTTCAGGCACTCTTAATAGCCACACGAGTTTTTTAATCAAAGCTACGCATTCTAATAAAAATAGCACCCTATCTAAAATCATAGAGCTTATCAATAACGCTCAAAATTCTAAGGCAGAGATTTCTCGCCTAGCAGACAAGGTCTCAAGCGTGTTTGTGCCAAGTGTTATAGCGATTGCAAGCCTTGCTTTTATCGTGTGGCTCATAATCGCACCAAAGCCTGATTTTTGGAGTAATTTTGGCATGGCTTTGGAAGTATTTATTGCAGTTCTTGTGATTTCTTGCCCATGCGCTTTAGGCTTAGCAACACCTATGAGTATTTTAGTGGCTAATCAAAAGGCTAGTAGCTTAGGACTATTCTTTAAAAACGCTCCAAGCTTAGAAAAAGTGCGCCTAGTTAGCATGATTGTATTTGATAAAACCGGCACACTCACTAATGGCAAACCTATGGTCAAGGAAGTTATCCTAAGTCCAAACATAGAATTACAAGATTTATTAAGCCTAGCTTTAAGCATTGAGAGCAGTAGCGAACATGTCATTGCTAAGGGTATTGTAGAATACGCTAAAAACCATAACACCCCTTTAAAAGAGATTCAAGAAGTCAAAGTCAAAACCGGTTTTGGTATCAGTGCTAAAATGGATTATAAGGGCGTTGAAGAGATGATAAAAGTGGGTAATAGCGAGTTCTTTAAACCTAATAACACCCTAGAAATTACAGAAAGGGGGATTTTAGTTTTTGTAGGTAGGGTCATTAGTGAAAATGAAGATGAGCTTTTGGGAGCGTTTGTTTTAGAAGACTTACCTAAAGTGGGAGTCAAAGAACATCTAGCAAGCATTAAAAACTTAGGCATAAAGACCATGCTTTTAAGTGGGGATAATGAAGAAAATGTCAAAAAATGCGCCCTAGATTTAGGACTAGATAGTTATAAGGCTAACGCAAAACCAGATGACAAGCTCAACACCATTAAAGAGCTTAAAGAAAAGGGTGAAATTGTTATGATGGTAGGCGATGGCTTGAATGATGCCCCAAGCCTTGCCATAAGTGATGTGGCAGTTGTTATGGCTAAAGGAAGTGATGTGAGTGTTCAAAGCGCTGATATTGTAAGTTTTAACAACGATATTAAATCTGTTTATAGTGCGATTAAATTAAGCCAAGCAACGATTAAGAATATTAAAGAAAATTTGTTTTGGGCTTTTTGCTATAATAGCATATTTATCCCTTTAGCTTGTGGAGTCGCTTATAAACTAGATATTATGCTAAATCCTATGTTAGCAAGTCTAGCGATGAGTTTAAGCTCTGTAAGTGTGGTCTTAAACGCCCAAAGGCTAAGAAAATTTAAAATTAAGGATAGTTAA